Proteins encoded within one genomic window of Columba livia isolate bColLiv1 breed racing homer chromosome 1, bColLiv1.pat.W.v2, whole genome shotgun sequence:
- the LOC102090681 gene encoding secreted frizzled-related protein 2 has translation MFLTAELLGFALSSFLRVATGFDIGLSTKCVVIPKEMDMCHNIGYSEMRLPNLMGHTSMAEVILKSTTWQHLAHTDCHPHVRTFLCSLFAPICLDTFIHPCRSMCVAVRDSCAPVLACHGHPWPDSLDCDRFPAGDDMCLASLTKESKHLHKVLPKPACQACPAVEEFFTHRRVLEVFCDNNFAVKVKLSKKRTVLGDQEYNIECQVEYITQGSLLPYETQSMIQQWLLINENCTQRLTPTHRPMVYLLVGNIEEGIILVNQVYRWQRRDSQLTSATQKWKYHKCL, from the exons ATGTTCTTGACTGCAGAACTACTTGGGTTTGCCCTGAGCAGCTTCCTTAGAGTGGCAACAGGCTTTGACATTGGATTATCCACGAAATGTGTAGTGATACCCAAGGAGATGGACATGTGCCACAACATTGGGTACTCGGAAATGAGGCTTCCCAACCTGATGGGACACACAAGCATGGCAGAGGTTATCCTAAAATCCACCACCTGGCAGCACCTTGCGCACACGGACTGTCACCCTCACGTGAGGACATTCCTGTGTTCCCTGTTTGCACCCATCTGTTTAGATAC GTTTATCCATCCTTGCAGGAGCATGTGCGTTGCCGTCCGTGACAGCTGTGCCCCCGTGCTCGCCTGTCACGGACACCCCTGGCCCGACAGTCTGGACTGCGACCGATTCCCTGCGGGCGATGACATGTGCCTGGCATCTCTTACAAAGGAATCCAAACACTTGCACAAAG TCCTACCAAAGCCTGCCTGCCAGGCCTGCCCAGCAGTGGAGGAGTTCTTTACTCACAGAAGAGTTCTTGAAGTTTTCTGTGACAATAACTTTG cagtGAAAGTAAAGCTGTCCAAAAAGAGAACAGTACTTGGTGACCAAGAGTATAACATCGAATGCCAAGTGGAATACATTACCCAGGGCTCACTCTTGCCTTATGAAACCCAGAGTATGATACAACAGTGGCTGCTTATCAATGAAAACTGTACGCAGAGGCTGACTCCGACCCATCGTCCCATGGTGTATCTCCTTGTAGGCAATATTGAAGAGGGTATCATTTTAGTAAACCAGGTTTATCGTTGGCAGAGGAGGGACTCCCAGCTGACTTCGGCTACTCAGAAGTGGAAATACCATAAATGCTTGTAA
- the HDAC10 gene encoding polyamine deacetylase HDAC10 isoform X1: protein MASGTALVYDEEMTTHKLLWSDPVCDIEVPERLSSSYEQLKCYHLVERCVHVPAREGSEEEILLVHSSEHLEMAKSTQTMNEKELKRVSGNYDAFFFHPNTYRCARLAVGATLQLVDAVMTGKVCNGMALVRPPGHHSQKNAANGFCLFNNVAIAAEYAKLKYGLQRILIVDWDVHHGQGTQYIFEEDPSVLYFSWHRYEHQEFWPSLKESDYDAVGLGRGEGFNINLPWNKVGMGNSDYLAAFFHVLLPMAFEFDPELVLVSSGYDSGIGDPEGQMNATPEVFGHLTHFLMQLANGKLCVVLEGGYHLKSLSESVCMTVKTLLGDPVPQITGEMAPCLSAIESIQNVRAAHKPYWRWLMYEDTSFLQNLSTKSHPLKNAHPNPLTDPGSKMTNDDESVKVERFLELHMKNILFPVPPIKTATTADSKGSAHLLPVPVHLVKEMDKTEIKALVSGFYADLVKEDKILHSLGNMLAVLDKILKKEVCNGIAESPTAAVSVAVALRHSVQFGFQRVLCIFVGDMQIIPNTEDGKILMIHICENEESGKTSSKHCISLNWKEDAEGNDFFSALLGFILPVAYSYQPNLTVIAIGPNRSLGIRGISLLFALLQGLAESRIFAVMEDTEMNLMQSVAKALVGASTPDFGVYVPPTQEKVTKIKILRDQFQQEWKMLQCSVKDGISRN, encoded by the exons ATGGCCTCAGGAACAGCTCTGGTTTATGATGAGGAGATGACCACTCATAAACTGCTTTGGAGCGA TCCTGTTTGCGATATCGAAGTGCCAGAAAGGCTGTCATCCTCCTATGAGCAGCTTAAATGTTACCATCTTGTGGAAAGATGTGTCCATGTGCCTGCCAGAGAAGGAAGCGAGGAGGAGATCCTGTTGGTTCACAG TTCTGAACACTTGGAAATGGCAAAAAGCACCCAAACAATGAATGAAAAGGAACTGAAAAGAGTCTCTGGAAATTatgatgcttttttctttcatccg AACACTTATCGCTGTGCCAGGCTAGCAGTAGGAGCAACTTTGCAGCTCGTGGATGCTGTGATGACAGGAAAAGTGTGCAATGGAATGGCATTAgtaag ACCTCCAGGTCACCACAGccagaaaaatgcagctaatgGGTTCTGTTTGTTCAACAATGTTGCTATTGCAGCAGAATATGCAAAACTGAAATATGGTCTACAGAG AATCCTAATTGTTGACTGGGATGTGCACCATGGGCAAGGAACTCAATATATATTCGAAGAGGATCCAAG tgttttgtatttttcctggCATCGCTATGAACATCAGGAATTCTGGCCATCACTCAAAGAATCTGATTATGATGCTGTGGGTCTGGGCAGAGGAGAAGGTTTTAACATAAATTTGCCTTGGAATAAG GTTGGGATGGGAAATTCAGATTATCTTGCTGCATTTTTCCATGTGTTGCTTCCAATGGCTTTTGAG TTTGATCCTGAATTGGTTCTTGTCTCCTCTGGTTACGATTCTGGAATTGGAGACCCTGAA gGTCAGATGAATGCAACTCCTGAGGTTTTTGGCCACCTTACCCATTTCCTGATGCAGTTAGCTAATGGAAAGCTGTGTGTTGTCCTAGAG GGTGGATACCACTTAAAGTCATTGTCTGAATCAGTCTGTATGACTGTAAAAACTTTGCTTGGAGATCCTGTACCTCAAATAACTGGAGAAATGGCACCTTGCCTAAG TGCAATTGAGTCTATTCAAAATGTGAGAGCAGCACATAAACCCTACTGGAGATGGTTGATGTATGAAG ACACATCATTTTTACAAAATTTGAGCACCAAGTCACACCCACTAAAGAACGCTCATCCGAATCCCCTCACAGACCCTGGATCTAAGATGACTAACGATGATGAAAGTGTCAAAGTAGAAAGGTTTTTGGAActgcacatgaaaaatattctatttccaGTACCTCCCatcaaaacagcaacaacagctgACTCTAAAGGTTCAGCACATTTGCTCCCTGTACCCGTTCATTTGGTGAAGGAAATGGATAAAACGGAAATAAAAGCGCTTGTCAG tggCTTTTATGCAGACCTTGTGAAAGAGGACAAAATTTTACACTCTCTTGGCAATATGCTGGCTGTCCTAGATAAAATACTTAAGAAGGAG gTATGCAATGGAATTGCAGAatcacccacagctgctgtttctgttgctgttgcACTAAGACATTCTGTTCAGTTTGGATTTCAAAG GGTGCTTTGTATATTTGTTGGAGACATGCAAATCATACCGAACACAGAAGATGG aaaaatactcATGATACATATTTGTGAGAATGAAGAGTCTGGAAAGACCAGCTCCAAACACTGTATTTCTCTAAACTGGAAAGAG GATGCCGAAGGAAATGATTTCTTTTCTGCTCTACTTGGATTCATTCTTCCTGTAGCATATAGTTATCAGCCTAACCTGACAGTAATAGCTATTGGACCAAACAGGAGCCTTGGAATACGTGggatttctctgctttttgctttacTACAAGGATTAGCCGAGTCTCGCATTTTTGCAGTGATGGAG gACACTGAGATGAATTTAATGCAAAGTGTAGCCAAAGCATTAGTGGGTGCCTCTACACCTGACTTTGGAGTTTATGTGCCTCCTACCCAAGAAaaagtaactaaaataaaaatactaagaGATCAGTTTCAGCAGGAATGGAAAATGCTTCAGTGTTCAG TGAAGGATGGGATTTCAAGAAATTGA
- the HDAC10 gene encoding polyamine deacetylase HDAC10 isoform X2, with protein sequence MASGTALVYDEEMTTHKLLWSDPVCDIEVPERLSSSYEQLKCYHLVERCVHVPAREGSEEEILLVHSSEHLEMAKSTQTMNEKELKRVSGNYDAFFFHPNTYRCARLAVGATLQLVDAVMTGKVCNGMALVRPPGHHSQKNAANGFCLFNNVAIAAEYAKLKYGLQRILIVDWDVHHGQGTQYIFEEDPSVLYFSWHRYEHQEFWPSLKESDYDAVGLGRGEGFNINLPWNKVGMGNSDYLAAFFHVLLPMAFEFDPELVLVSSGYDSGIGDPEGQMNATPEVFGHLTHFLMQLANGKLCVVLEGGYHLKSLSESVCMTVKTLLGDPVPQITGEMAPCLSAIESIQNVRAAHKPYWRWLMYEDTSFLQNLSTKSHPLKNAHPNPLTDPGSKMTNDDESVKVERFLELHMKNILFPVPPIKTATTADSKGSAHLLPVPVHLVKEMDKTEIKALVSGFYADLVKEDKILHSLGNMLAVLDKILKKEVCNGIAESPTAAVSVAVALRHSVQFGFQRVLCIFVGDMQIIPNTEDGKILMIHICENEESGKTSSKHCISLNWKEDAEGNDFFSALLGFILPVAYSYQPNLTVIAIGPNRSLGIRGISLLFALLQGLAESRIFAVME encoded by the exons ATGGCCTCAGGAACAGCTCTGGTTTATGATGAGGAGATGACCACTCATAAACTGCTTTGGAGCGA TCCTGTTTGCGATATCGAAGTGCCAGAAAGGCTGTCATCCTCCTATGAGCAGCTTAAATGTTACCATCTTGTGGAAAGATGTGTCCATGTGCCTGCCAGAGAAGGAAGCGAGGAGGAGATCCTGTTGGTTCACAG TTCTGAACACTTGGAAATGGCAAAAAGCACCCAAACAATGAATGAAAAGGAACTGAAAAGAGTCTCTGGAAATTatgatgcttttttctttcatccg AACACTTATCGCTGTGCCAGGCTAGCAGTAGGAGCAACTTTGCAGCTCGTGGATGCTGTGATGACAGGAAAAGTGTGCAATGGAATGGCATTAgtaag ACCTCCAGGTCACCACAGccagaaaaatgcagctaatgGGTTCTGTTTGTTCAACAATGTTGCTATTGCAGCAGAATATGCAAAACTGAAATATGGTCTACAGAG AATCCTAATTGTTGACTGGGATGTGCACCATGGGCAAGGAACTCAATATATATTCGAAGAGGATCCAAG tgttttgtatttttcctggCATCGCTATGAACATCAGGAATTCTGGCCATCACTCAAAGAATCTGATTATGATGCTGTGGGTCTGGGCAGAGGAGAAGGTTTTAACATAAATTTGCCTTGGAATAAG GTTGGGATGGGAAATTCAGATTATCTTGCTGCATTTTTCCATGTGTTGCTTCCAATGGCTTTTGAG TTTGATCCTGAATTGGTTCTTGTCTCCTCTGGTTACGATTCTGGAATTGGAGACCCTGAA gGTCAGATGAATGCAACTCCTGAGGTTTTTGGCCACCTTACCCATTTCCTGATGCAGTTAGCTAATGGAAAGCTGTGTGTTGTCCTAGAG GGTGGATACCACTTAAAGTCATTGTCTGAATCAGTCTGTATGACTGTAAAAACTTTGCTTGGAGATCCTGTACCTCAAATAACTGGAGAAATGGCACCTTGCCTAAG TGCAATTGAGTCTATTCAAAATGTGAGAGCAGCACATAAACCCTACTGGAGATGGTTGATGTATGAAG ACACATCATTTTTACAAAATTTGAGCACCAAGTCACACCCACTAAAGAACGCTCATCCGAATCCCCTCACAGACCCTGGATCTAAGATGACTAACGATGATGAAAGTGTCAAAGTAGAAAGGTTTTTGGAActgcacatgaaaaatattctatttccaGTACCTCCCatcaaaacagcaacaacagctgACTCTAAAGGTTCAGCACATTTGCTCCCTGTACCCGTTCATTTGGTGAAGGAAATGGATAAAACGGAAATAAAAGCGCTTGTCAG tggCTTTTATGCAGACCTTGTGAAAGAGGACAAAATTTTACACTCTCTTGGCAATATGCTGGCTGTCCTAGATAAAATACTTAAGAAGGAG gTATGCAATGGAATTGCAGAatcacccacagctgctgtttctgttgctgttgcACTAAGACATTCTGTTCAGTTTGGATTTCAAAG GGTGCTTTGTATATTTGTTGGAGACATGCAAATCATACCGAACACAGAAGATGG aaaaatactcATGATACATATTTGTGAGAATGAAGAGTCTGGAAAGACCAGCTCCAAACACTGTATTTCTCTAAACTGGAAAGAG GATGCCGAAGGAAATGATTTCTTTTCTGCTCTACTTGGATTCATTCTTCCTGTAGCATATAGTTATCAGCCTAACCTGACAGTAATAGCTATTGGACCAAACAGGAGCCTTGGAATACGTGggatttctctgctttttgctttacTACAAGGATTAGCCGAGTCTCGCATTTTTGCAGTGATGGAG TGA
- the HDAC10 gene encoding polyamine deacetylase HDAC10 isoform X4, translating to MASGTALVYDEEMTTHKLLWSDPVCDIEVPERLSSSYEQLKCYHLVERCVHVPAREGSEEEILLVHSSEHLEMAKSTQTMNEKELKRVSGNYDAFFFHPNTYRCARLAVGATLQLVDAVMTGKVCNGMALVRPPGHHSQKNAANGFCLFNNVAIAAEYAKLKYGLQRILIVDWDVHHGQGTQYIFEEDPSVLYFSWHRYEHQEFWPSLKESDYDAVGLGRGEGFNINLPWNKVGMGNSDYLAAFFHVLLPMAFEFDPELVLVSSGYDSGIGDPEGQMNATPEVFGHLTHFLMQLANGKLCVVLEGGYHLKSLSESVCMTVKTLLGDPVPQITGEMAPCLSAIESIQNVRAAHKPYWRWLMYEDTSFLQNLSTKSHPLKNAHPNPLTDPGSKMTNDDESVKVERFLELHMKNILFPVPPIKTATTADSKGSAHLLPVPVHLVKEMDKTEIKALVSGFYADLVKEDKILHSLGNMLAVLDKILKKEVCNGIAESPTAAVSVAVALRHSVQFGFQRVLCIFVGDMQIIPNTEDGKILMIHICENEESGKTSSKHCISLNWKELFRVC from the exons ATGGCCTCAGGAACAGCTCTGGTTTATGATGAGGAGATGACCACTCATAAACTGCTTTGGAGCGA TCCTGTTTGCGATATCGAAGTGCCAGAAAGGCTGTCATCCTCCTATGAGCAGCTTAAATGTTACCATCTTGTGGAAAGATGTGTCCATGTGCCTGCCAGAGAAGGAAGCGAGGAGGAGATCCTGTTGGTTCACAG TTCTGAACACTTGGAAATGGCAAAAAGCACCCAAACAATGAATGAAAAGGAACTGAAAAGAGTCTCTGGAAATTatgatgcttttttctttcatccg AACACTTATCGCTGTGCCAGGCTAGCAGTAGGAGCAACTTTGCAGCTCGTGGATGCTGTGATGACAGGAAAAGTGTGCAATGGAATGGCATTAgtaag ACCTCCAGGTCACCACAGccagaaaaatgcagctaatgGGTTCTGTTTGTTCAACAATGTTGCTATTGCAGCAGAATATGCAAAACTGAAATATGGTCTACAGAG AATCCTAATTGTTGACTGGGATGTGCACCATGGGCAAGGAACTCAATATATATTCGAAGAGGATCCAAG tgttttgtatttttcctggCATCGCTATGAACATCAGGAATTCTGGCCATCACTCAAAGAATCTGATTATGATGCTGTGGGTCTGGGCAGAGGAGAAGGTTTTAACATAAATTTGCCTTGGAATAAG GTTGGGATGGGAAATTCAGATTATCTTGCTGCATTTTTCCATGTGTTGCTTCCAATGGCTTTTGAG TTTGATCCTGAATTGGTTCTTGTCTCCTCTGGTTACGATTCTGGAATTGGAGACCCTGAA gGTCAGATGAATGCAACTCCTGAGGTTTTTGGCCACCTTACCCATTTCCTGATGCAGTTAGCTAATGGAAAGCTGTGTGTTGTCCTAGAG GGTGGATACCACTTAAAGTCATTGTCTGAATCAGTCTGTATGACTGTAAAAACTTTGCTTGGAGATCCTGTACCTCAAATAACTGGAGAAATGGCACCTTGCCTAAG TGCAATTGAGTCTATTCAAAATGTGAGAGCAGCACATAAACCCTACTGGAGATGGTTGATGTATGAAG ACACATCATTTTTACAAAATTTGAGCACCAAGTCACACCCACTAAAGAACGCTCATCCGAATCCCCTCACAGACCCTGGATCTAAGATGACTAACGATGATGAAAGTGTCAAAGTAGAAAGGTTTTTGGAActgcacatgaaaaatattctatttccaGTACCTCCCatcaaaacagcaacaacagctgACTCTAAAGGTTCAGCACATTTGCTCCCTGTACCCGTTCATTTGGTGAAGGAAATGGATAAAACGGAAATAAAAGCGCTTGTCAG tggCTTTTATGCAGACCTTGTGAAAGAGGACAAAATTTTACACTCTCTTGGCAATATGCTGGCTGTCCTAGATAAAATACTTAAGAAGGAG gTATGCAATGGAATTGCAGAatcacccacagctgctgtttctgttgctgttgcACTAAGACATTCTGTTCAGTTTGGATTTCAAAG GGTGCTTTGTATATTTGTTGGAGACATGCAAATCATACCGAACACAGAAGATGG aaaaatactcATGATACATATTTGTGAGAATGAAGAGTCTGGAAAGACCAGCTCCAAACACTGTATTTCTCTAAACTGGAAAGAG CTATTCAGAGTGTGTTAG
- the HDAC10 gene encoding polyamine deacetylase HDAC10 isoform X3, with amino-acid sequence MMLFSFIRCNTYRCARLAVGATLQLVDAVMTGKVCNGMALVRPPGHHSQKNAANGFCLFNNVAIAAEYAKLKYGLQRILIVDWDVHHGQGTQYIFEEDPSVLYFSWHRYEHQEFWPSLKESDYDAVGLGRGEGFNINLPWNKVGMGNSDYLAAFFHVLLPMAFEFDPELVLVSSGYDSGIGDPEGQMNATPEVFGHLTHFLMQLANGKLCVVLEGGYHLKSLSESVCMTVKTLLGDPVPQITGEMAPCLSAIESIQNVRAAHKPYWRWLMYEDTSFLQNLSTKSHPLKNAHPNPLTDPGSKMTNDDESVKVERFLELHMKNILFPVPPIKTATTADSKGSAHLLPVPVHLVKEMDKTEIKALVSGFYADLVKEDKILHSLGNMLAVLDKILKKEVCNGIAESPTAAVSVAVALRHSVQFGFQRVLCIFVGDMQIIPNTEDGKILMIHICENEESGKTSSKHCISLNWKEDAEGNDFFSALLGFILPVAYSYQPNLTVIAIGPNRSLGIRGISLLFALLQGLAESRIFAVMEDTEMNLMQSVAKALVGASTPDFGVYVPPTQEKVTKIKILRDQFQQEWKMLQCSVKDGISRN; translated from the exons atgatgcttttttctttcatccgGTGT AACACTTATCGCTGTGCCAGGCTAGCAGTAGGAGCAACTTTGCAGCTCGTGGATGCTGTGATGACAGGAAAAGTGTGCAATGGAATGGCATTAgtaag ACCTCCAGGTCACCACAGccagaaaaatgcagctaatgGGTTCTGTTTGTTCAACAATGTTGCTATTGCAGCAGAATATGCAAAACTGAAATATGGTCTACAGAG AATCCTAATTGTTGACTGGGATGTGCACCATGGGCAAGGAACTCAATATATATTCGAAGAGGATCCAAG tgttttgtatttttcctggCATCGCTATGAACATCAGGAATTCTGGCCATCACTCAAAGAATCTGATTATGATGCTGTGGGTCTGGGCAGAGGAGAAGGTTTTAACATAAATTTGCCTTGGAATAAG GTTGGGATGGGAAATTCAGATTATCTTGCTGCATTTTTCCATGTGTTGCTTCCAATGGCTTTTGAG TTTGATCCTGAATTGGTTCTTGTCTCCTCTGGTTACGATTCTGGAATTGGAGACCCTGAA gGTCAGATGAATGCAACTCCTGAGGTTTTTGGCCACCTTACCCATTTCCTGATGCAGTTAGCTAATGGAAAGCTGTGTGTTGTCCTAGAG GGTGGATACCACTTAAAGTCATTGTCTGAATCAGTCTGTATGACTGTAAAAACTTTGCTTGGAGATCCTGTACCTCAAATAACTGGAGAAATGGCACCTTGCCTAAG TGCAATTGAGTCTATTCAAAATGTGAGAGCAGCACATAAACCCTACTGGAGATGGTTGATGTATGAAG ACACATCATTTTTACAAAATTTGAGCACCAAGTCACACCCACTAAAGAACGCTCATCCGAATCCCCTCACAGACCCTGGATCTAAGATGACTAACGATGATGAAAGTGTCAAAGTAGAAAGGTTTTTGGAActgcacatgaaaaatattctatttccaGTACCTCCCatcaaaacagcaacaacagctgACTCTAAAGGTTCAGCACATTTGCTCCCTGTACCCGTTCATTTGGTGAAGGAAATGGATAAAACGGAAATAAAAGCGCTTGTCAG tggCTTTTATGCAGACCTTGTGAAAGAGGACAAAATTTTACACTCTCTTGGCAATATGCTGGCTGTCCTAGATAAAATACTTAAGAAGGAG gTATGCAATGGAATTGCAGAatcacccacagctgctgtttctgttgctgttgcACTAAGACATTCTGTTCAGTTTGGATTTCAAAG GGTGCTTTGTATATTTGTTGGAGACATGCAAATCATACCGAACACAGAAGATGG aaaaatactcATGATACATATTTGTGAGAATGAAGAGTCTGGAAAGACCAGCTCCAAACACTGTATTTCTCTAAACTGGAAAGAG GATGCCGAAGGAAATGATTTCTTTTCTGCTCTACTTGGATTCATTCTTCCTGTAGCATATAGTTATCAGCCTAACCTGACAGTAATAGCTATTGGACCAAACAGGAGCCTTGGAATACGTGggatttctctgctttttgctttacTACAAGGATTAGCCGAGTCTCGCATTTTTGCAGTGATGGAG gACACTGAGATGAATTTAATGCAAAGTGTAGCCAAAGCATTAGTGGGTGCCTCTACACCTGACTTTGGAGTTTATGTGCCTCCTACCCAAGAAaaagtaactaaaataaaaatactaagaGATCAGTTTCAGCAGGAATGGAAAATGCTTCAGTGTTCAG TGAAGGATGGGATTTCAAGAAATTGA